The Oecophyllibacter saccharovorans sequence GGCGTGCCGTCTGCAAACCAGCCGGTCAGGCCGCTGCCCAGAATGCCGCTGCCATATTGAAGCGCCCCTACCAACGCTGAAACCGCGCCTGCTTCCTGCGCGTGGTTCTGCAGGGCACCGGCAATGGAATTGGCCACGATCAGCCCTGTAATGCCCATGAAGCCAAGCAGGCTCAACACCAACCCCCACAGCCCGCCCCAACCAGTGGCGGTGGTCAGAACAGTCAGAACGCCCGCCAGCAGCGCAATCGCTGTGCCTGCCCGCAGAATTGGCAGGATACCGACCTTCTCGACCCAGCGGGCATTGAGCGCATTGGTGGCCATGACGCCCAGAATGCCCAGCCCGAACAGATAACCGAAAGCTGAAGGCGCGACGTGATAGAAGCCGATATAGGCGAAAGGCACGCCCGCCACATAAGCGAACATGCCGCCATAGTAGAAAGCCCCTGTCCCGCCAAAGCCCATCACGCCACGCTGGGTCAGCAGCCGACCATACAGTCTGAGCGCCCCCGAGATGGTTACATGGCGGCGTTTTTCAGGCGGATGGGTCTCAGGCAGGGTAAAGAGCAGACCGAATGTCAGCACCCCCGTTATAGCCAGCAGCCAGAAAATGGCCCGCCAGCCTGCATGGTTCAGAACCGCACTCCCCACGAAAGGCCCGAGCAAAGGCGCACAGGCCATGGCAACGATCAGGGTGGAAAGCATACGCGCGCCCTGCGGTCCGGGATGGAGATCACGCACCATGGCACGCGCCAGCACCACCCCGCTTGAAGCCCCGAAAGCCATGATAACCCGGCCGCCGATCAGCACCCCGATCGTGGGGGCCAGCGCACAGCTGATCGCCCCGAGCACGAAAAAGACCAGCCCCAGGGCAATGGGCAGCCGGCGCCCCAGCCGGTCTCCTACCGGTCCCCATACCAGCTGACCGAGGCTGAAGCCGATGAGGAAGGCGGAAACCGTCCATTCCACCGCACCGACACTGGCATGCAGCGCCGCACTCATAGCCGGCATGGCAGGCAGATAGACGTCGATGGAGATGGCGGCGAAAGCCATCAGCAGGCTCAGCACCCCCAGCATCCACACGCGCCTGAAACCAGCCGGCCCGAAAACGTCGCTCCCTGGCCCAACCCCGCTGCCGCCACTTTCAGGGCCAGCCAGAGCTTCGGCTGGCAGAAGGGCTTCTGCGAGCGTTCCCTCCAGCATCAGCTCCAGGCTTTCCTCCGTGCCCCTCGCCGCGTCCTCACTGGGCCCGTTTCCTGCAGCGCCTGCGCGTTCTGCAGGCTTGCCGGCAGGACCTTCCTGGGGGAAAGACACTGGCAGGGGGATCTGCTCAGAGCTTACCCATCTCCATCAGGCGCCGGTAGAACTGGCCGACATTGCGGCGCAGTTCCGGTAGAACGGCACTGCCGTCAAGGCCGTGGAAGGAGTGGGCCTTCTCCACCCCTTCGCGTTCATGGGCCGGGAGTTCCCCTTCAGCATCCGGGCCTTTGTGCTTGAGGCTGCGCATCACCTCATTGGCCAGGTTACAACAGGCAATGGCCGTCTCCTGGTGGGGGGAAGTATAGAGCACATTATGGTCGGGCAGCGACTTGCAGACCACCTGATAAGCCCCATCGGCCCCACGATCGGCGGCCTTGTGGCCCTCCCCGGCCCCTTCGCGATTTTCATGAACGCGCACGACCTCGAACTTGTCTGACTTGTCCCCCTTGAAGGTAAAGAACTTGCGCTGCTCATCCTGCGACATGTCGAGACGGGTCTGATGATGGGCCATGAAATCTCCTTTTTCTTTCCGTTGAAACCTGATGCGGGCCGCTGCCTGTACAGTAGCGACCACAGCGCAGCCAGGTGCCTTCAAGGCAGCTCACTGCCGATTTTCAGAACTGAAGTCTTTCTTCACCTTACCGACATCGCCTCACATTGGAAATTGGAAGACGCTTGCCACGCAAAATTTTCCCAATTGCTCCCCCAGCCGGCTGATCCCCCAGATCCCGGAGGCTTCGCGGCCAGCACCTGACACGCTATTCTGCCTTCATGCCCCTTCCGCCCTTCCACTTTCCGCCTCTGCGTTTCCCTCTTCTGCAAGTCCAGTTGCGCCGCCTGCTGGCGCCTGCGTTTGTCCCGCCTGTCCTGCTGGGGGTCGCCCTGTGCGTTGCCGGTCTGCAAATGGGAAACGCCGCTCCTTCCGCCCCCTTGCTGCCCGCCACGCCTCCAGCGGTTACGAGAGCCACTGCGCCGCCCCTGCCTGAGGACGCGCCGGCAGGGGCGAAGATCGCAGCGCAGAGACAGGCCCTGTCCGGCGCGGCTAAAGGCCAGGCCGGGCAGGGTCGCGAGGATTGGCAGATTTTCGTGCCGCCCGATGTCCGCCTTGCCGCCCAGGCGGAAGCCGCGCGCCGCAGCGCTGTCGGAACCATGCCGGACCAGTTGGGACCCGCTCCCCACACG is a genomic window containing:
- a CDS encoding multidrug effflux MFS transporter — translated: MSFPQEGPAGKPAERAGAAGNGPSEDAARGTEESLELMLEGTLAEALLPAEALAGPESGGSGVGPGSDVFGPAGFRRVWMLGVLSLLMAFAAISIDVYLPAMPAMSAALHASVGAVEWTVSAFLIGFSLGQLVWGPVGDRLGRRLPIALGLVFFVLGAISCALAPTIGVLIGGRVIMAFGASSGVVLARAMVRDLHPGPQGARMLSTLIVAMACAPLLGPFVGSAVLNHAGWRAIFWLLAITGVLTFGLLFTLPETHPPEKRRHVTISGALRLYGRLLTQRGVMGFGGTGAFYYGGMFAYVAGVPFAYIGFYHVAPSAFGYLFGLGILGVMATNALNARWVEKVGILPILRAGTAIALLAGVLTVLTTATGWGGLWGLVLSLLGFMGITGLIVANSIAGALQNHAQEAGAVSALVGALQYGSGILGSGLTGWFADGTPWPMGCVIGLAGLGSFLCLRLLVRPPLPGPRSG